A genomic stretch from Erigeron canadensis isolate Cc75 chromosome 9, C_canadensis_v1, whole genome shotgun sequence includes:
- the LOC122583546 gene encoding uncharacterized protein LOC122583546, producing the protein MPAAPSSYFDFFSTPTQPSMPPAPSPPMPPAPAPSPSPISPISAEQQLAALPVPPPNTRPLQTTGIKGYLDDIPNVFRPYVKGIINVSGDGNCGFRALAVALGYDENEGYEWIRLHMLAEYENNKQFYDELTRWGQVEARFFEGLSRSYVGVFRPTGYWMHMTMGAMLLSNRMGIVIHCLSTAASWTSFPFTYGPDEMPRREPISIALVHGHGHYIMVQLEGDYSMAPEIAYWVQDRVRPPVSKWKDLYRHRQLAYNRYIDATKPPPIYMGTVDSSD; encoded by the coding sequence ATGCCAGCTGCACCATCATCgtactttgatttttttagtaCGCCCACACAACCTTCGATGCCACCAGCACCATCACCTCCGATGCCACCAGCACCagcaccatcaccatcaccaatatCTCCCATATCAGCTGAGCAGCAATTGGCTGCTCTACCAGTACCACCACCTAACACTCGCCCACTGCAGACGACGGGTATAAAGGGTTACCTTGATGACATACCGAATGTATTTAGACCATACGTCAAGGGGATTATTAATGTCAGTGGTGATGGCAACTGTGGATTCCGGGCACTTGCTGTTGCATTGGGGTACGATGAAAACGAAGGTTACGAGTGGATCCGACTACATATGTTGGCCGAGTATGAAAACAACAAACAATTCTACGATGAACTAACAAGATGGGGACAGGTTGAAGCGAGGTTTTTTGAGGGGTTATCAAGGTCTTATGTAGGGGTGTTTAGACCAACTGGCTACTGGATGCACATGACTATGGGGGCCATGTTGTTGTCCAACAGGATGGGTATAGTAATTCACTGTTTATCTACTGCCGCCAGTTGGACTTCGTTCCCATTTACCTATGGTCCTGATGAGATGCCTAGGAGAGAGCCCATATCAATAGCATTAGTACATGGTCACGGTCACTATATCATGGTGCAGTTGGAAGGTGACTACTCGATGGCCCCGGAGATCGCATATTGGGTACAGGATCGTGTAAGGCCTCCCGTGAGCAAATGGAAAGATTTGTACCGACACCGCCAGTTAGCCtacaatagatatatagatgcaaCAAAACCTCCTCCCATCTATATGGGAACAGTGGACTCATCTGATTAG
- the LOC122583545 gene encoding protein FAR1-RELATED SEQUENCE 5-like, protein MGTNCHMSGGFVDSQLQQIISHGSYQRVFVCMDCLEEIFLNPNAPEGVNDEFVYEEPDDEFESPDVRDEFDYDHDVFYIKEVFDTHINLVDWAQRTAKELGYVLVTRRSNVTKGGEVKKVVLICNRGGKKDKRSTGAPKGSTKIDCPFKLVGRLTKDHSWWVEVIDHRHNHPSARNLEGIAYARRLTDVQKEFVDEKALLGFGPNSIRDQLKDAFPGILTRSQDISNYLRQHRLKHAQQRGETRMQIVLQLLSDHQYTYQYTTDSKTGCLTNLFFVHPTSLDIWRAFPWIIEIDATYKTNVYNMPLVEIVGVTPTGKTFSIAHALIENEQHAAYTWVLQCLRSTLEEGFVVRVALTDRDLALMKAVKDVMPETKLILCRIHIWRNIELHTPVG, encoded by the exons ATGGGAACTAACTGCCACATGAGTGGTGGGTTTGTTGACAGTCAGCTGCAACAGATCATATCACATGGTTCGTATCAGagggtgtttgtgtgt atggATTGCTTGGAGGAAATTTTCTTAAATCCAAATGCGCCGGAAGGTGTAAATGACGAGTTTGTGTACGAAGAGCCCGATGACGAATTTGAATCCCCAGATGTCCGTGATGAATTTGATTACGATCACGATGTTTTTTATATCAAGGAG gTGTTTGACACACACATAAATTTGGTAGACTGGGCTCAAAGAACGGCAAAggagcttggttatgtgttagtTACACGAAGATCAAATGTCACAAAAGGCGGAGAAGTTAAAAAGGTGGTCCTTATTTGCAACCGTGGTGGAAAAAAAGATAAGCGGTCAACCGGGGCACCCAAAGGGAGTACCAAAATTGACTGTCCATTCAAATTGGTAGGCCGTCTGACAAAGGACCATAGTTGGTGGGTTGAAGTTATAGATCACCGACATAACCATCCATCAGCTCGTAATTTGGAAGGTATTGCGTACGCAAGACGACTAACCgatgttcaaaaagaatttgtggACGAAAAGGCGTTGCTAGGTTTTGGGCCAAATAGCATAAGGGACCAATTGAAGGATGCATTTCCCGGCATCTTGACCCGTTCACAAGACATTTCTAACTACCTGCGGCAACACCGGCTAAAGCACGCCCAACAACGAGGGGAAACTCGAATGCAG ATCGTGCTCCAATTACTATCTGACCATCAGTACACGTATCAGTACACGACGGATAGCAAAACCGGATGTTTGACCAATCTCTTTTTCGTAcatcctacatcacttgacATATGGCGTGCATTTCCTTGGATCATTGAAATAGACGCCACGTATAAAACCAACGTTTACAACATGCCGCTTGTTGAGATTGTGGGTGTCACTCCAACTGGCAAGACATTCAGCATTGCGCACGCACTTATTGAAAATGAGCAACATGCGGCATACACATGGGTGTTACAGTGCTTGAGGTCGACGCTCGAAGAAGGGTTCGTCGTGCGTGTGGCACTCACTGATCGGGATCTGGCCCTCATGAAAGCGGTTAAGGATGTGATGCCGGAAACGAAGCTGATACTGTGTAGAATACACATTTGGAGGAATATTGAGTTACAT ACACCGGTGGGATAA
- the LOC122581356 gene encoding polyadenylate-binding protein RBP47B', whose amino-acid sequence MATQPQWMMSAPPQPQQQPQPQPQYAYGAPPPPPPQQQPPYHQPATHEEIRTLWIGDLPYWADESYLHSWFAPTNEVLSIKVIRNKATGLPEGYGFVEFGSHSTAERVLQTYNGTQVPNTELTFRLNWASSGIGERRPDAGPEHSIFVGDLAPDVTDHLLQETFRTQYPSVRGAKVVTDPNTGRSKGYGFVKFADEMERNRAMTEMNGIYCSTRPMRISAATPKKTTVFQQQYVAPKGLYPAAIAAIPVDNDLTNTTVYIGNLDHAITEEELRQYFLQFGEIVYVKIPVAKGCGFVQFTARTSAEEAIQRMHGTQIGQLIVHLSWGKSQAAKQDLSGVWNAQVDPTQWGSAYYAYGQGYDAYAYGATQDPSLYAYGAYGGYMQYPQQGEAGQDMGAVAGVALPVEQREEIYDPLATPDVDKLNSAYLATHARAILGLPMWQKTSLQA is encoded by the exons atggCAACACAACCACAATGGATGATGAGCGCACCACCACAACCGCAACAGCAACCGCAGCCACAACCGCAATATGCATACGGagcaccaccgccaccaccaccgcaaCAACAACCACCGTACCACCAACCTGCTACTCATGAAGAAATCCGTACACTTTGGATTGGTGATTTACCTTATTGGGCTGATGAATCTTATCTCCATTCTTGGTTTGCTCCCACTAATGAG GTCCTTTCAATAAAGGTAATTCGTAACAAGGCAACCGGGCTACCAGAAGGTTATGGTTTTGTGGAGTTTGGCTCACACTCGACTGCAGAAAGGGTTCTGCAAACATACAATGGAACACAAGTTCCAAATACCGAATTAACTTTTAGGTTAAATTGGGCATCTTCCGGGATTGGAGAAAGACGTCCGGATGCTGGTCCTGAGCATTCTATTTTTGTTGGCGATTTAGCACCCGATGTTACTGATCATTTGTTACAAGAAACTTTTAGGACACAATATCCATCTGTCAGAGGAGCCAAAGTTGTGACTGATCCTAACACAGGACGTTCAAAGGGATATGGTTTTGTTAAATTTGCAGACGAGATGGAAAGAAACCGTGCTATGACTGAGATGAACGGAATTTATTGTTCTACCAGACCCATGCGAATCAGTGCAGCAACACCAAAGAAGACCACTGTCTTCCAACAGCAATATGTTGCACCAAAAG GCTTATATCCAGCAGCAATAGCTGCAATTCCCGTGGACAATGATTTAACTAACACAACG GTTTATATTGGCAATCTTGACCATGCTATCACTGAAGAGGAATTGAGGCAGTATTTCTTGCAGTTTGGGGAAATTGTCTATGTCAAGATCCCTGTAGCCAAAGGGTGTGGTTTTGTACAATTTACAGCCAG GACATCGGCTGAAGAAGCAATACAAAGGATGCATGGAACCCAGATTGGTCAACTTATAGTACACCTTTCTTGGGGCAAGAGCCAAGCTGCTAAGCAG GACCTATCTGGTGTCTGGAATGCACAAGTAGATCCAACTCAATGGGGAAGCGCATACTATGCTTATGGTCAAGGTTATGATGCCTATGCTTATGGAGCGACTCAAGATCCATCACTGTATGCATATGGAGCTTATGGTGGATATATGCAATATCCTCAACAG GGTGAAGCTGGTCAGGATATGGGTGCAGTGGCAGGTGTTGCACTGCCTGTTGAACAGAGGGAGGAAATATATGATCCCTTGGCCACACCAGATGTTGACAA GTTAAATTCTGCCTATCTTGCTACGCATGCAAGGGCGATCTTGGGCCTTCCCATGTGGCAAAAAACATCATTACAAGCGTAG
- the LOC122581316 gene encoding uncharacterized protein LOC122581316 yields the protein MKLLMLLNILVLVCDNVVVCKECTNTPTELSSHTFRYDFLNSKNKTWKHEVLDSHHHDHLTPTDDSAWASLLPRKVLKQQEDDEFGWMMMYRQMKRQGGGGKSQFVGDFLNEVPLGDVRLDPDSVHGQAQQTNLEYLMMLDVDSLVWSFRKTAGLPTPGTPYGGWESPDQELRGHFVGHYLSATAQMWASTGDNSLKEKMTAVVTALGECQEKLDAGYLSAFPSEFFDRFEAVQPVWAPYYTIHKIMAGLVDQYVFAGNNQALEMVTQMADYFSKRVQNVITQYTIERHWKSLNEETGGMNDVMYRLYTITGDAKHLLLAHLFDKPCFLGLLAIKADELSGFHSNTHIPIVVGSQRRYEVTGDALYKEIGTFFMDIVNSSHMYATGGTSVGEFWSEPKRLATTLQTENEESCTTYNMLKVSRNLFRWTKEMAYADYYERALTNGVLSIQRGKQPGVMIYMLPLGPGMSKASGYHKWGTQFNSFWCCYGTGIESFSKLGDSIYFEESGKNPGLYIIQYISSSLNWKSGQLFVDQKVKPVASWDPTLQVTTTISSKKEGLSSTLNFRIPFWTTSNAKATLNGQAMPITSAGNFLSVTRKWSSSDVITLEMPITLRMEAIQDDRSDYASLHAILFGPYLLVGLTTSETNLKQNSGSLSDWITPIPSEYNSQLISLSQEAEKSSYALANANKSITMVKFPEPGTSDSVSSTFRIILQESHISTRISSYKDAIGKTIMLEPYNLPGMLIVQQGKEQSLGISDSSDLGNARFRLVDANDGMVRLESETQKGCYVYTSNGTVKLSCDSEESDSGFKTATSFKLNEGISHYHPISFVANGLNMNYLMQPLFSLRDEHYTVYFKVHS from the exons atgaaattgttaatgttgttgaacattttggttttggtttgtgATAATGTTGTTGTGTGCAAGGAATGTACTAATACGCCAACCGAGTTATCGTCACATACATTTCGATATGATTTCTTGAATTCAAAAAACAAGACATGGAAACATGAAGTGTTGGATTCTCATCATCATGATCATTTGACACCAACTGATGATTCTGCTTGGGCTAGTTTGTTACCAAGAAAAGTATTGAAACAACAAGAAGATGATGAATTTGGTTGGATGATGATGTATAGACAAATGAAAAGGCAAGGAGGTGGTGGTAAGTCACAATTTGTTGGGGATTTTTTGAATGAAGTGCCATTAGGTGATGTTAGATTAGACCCGGATTCGGTTCATGGGCAAGCTCAACAAACCAATTTGGAATACTTGATGATGTTGGATGTTGATAGTTTGGTTTGGAGCTTTAGAAAGACTGCTGGTTTGCCAACTCCTGGTACGCCTTATGGCGGTTGGGAGTCCCCTGATCAAGAGCTTCGTGGTCATTTCGTAG GACATTACTTGAGTGCCACAGCTCAAATGTGGGCAAGTACCGGTGATAATTCACTTAAAGAGAAGATGACTGCAGTAGTGACTGCACTTGGTGAGTGTCAAGAAAAGCTGGATGCAGGGTACCTCTCTGCTTTCCCTTCTGAGTTTTTTGATCGTTTTGAAGCCGTTCAACCTGTTTGGGCTCCATATTACACCATTCACAAG ATAATGGCAGGTTTAGTGGATCAGTATGTTTTTGCGGGAAACAATCAAGCTCTAGAAATGGTGACTCAAATGGCAGATTATTTTTCTAAACGCGTGCAGAATGTGATTACACAGTACACTATTGAAAGACACTGGAAATCTTTAAATGAAGAAACGGGTGGAATGAATGATGTCATGTATCGGCTATACACCATAACA GGTGATGCTAAGCATTTGTTGTTGGCTCATCTTTTTGACAAGCCCTGCTTTCTTGGACTGTTGGCTATAAAG GCCGATGAGTTATCTGGATTTCATTCCAATACGCATATTCCAATTGTTGTTGGATCACAAAGGAGGTACGAAGTAACTGGTGATGCTCTTTACAAG GAAATCGGGACGTTTTTCATGGATATAGTGAACTCCTCTCACATGTATGCTACAGGAGGGACATCAGTCGGCGAGTTCTG GTCTGAACCAAAAAGACTAGCAACCACATTACAGACAGAGAATGAAGAATCTTGTACCACTTATAACATGTTAAAG GTCTCTCGGAACTTGTTTAGATGGACCAAGGAAATGGCGTATGCAGATTATTATGAACGAGCATTGACTAATGGTGTCTTGAGCATTCAAAGAGGAAAACAACCCGGagttatgatatatatgttgCCATTAGGCCCTGGGATGTCGAAAGCTTCAGGATACCATAAATGGGGAACACAGTTTAATTCATTTTGGTGTTGTTATGGGACAG GGATCGAATCGTTCTCAAAATTGGGTGATTCAATCTACTTTGAAGAATCAGGGAAGAATCCGGGACTATACATAATACAGTACATATCAAGCTCGCTTAACTGGAAATCTGGGCAGCTTTTTGTTGATCAGAAAGTAAAGCCAGTTGCGTCATGGGATCCTACCCTTCAAGTGACTACCACAATCTCCTCAAAGAAG GAAGGGTTGTCGTCTACTTTGAATTTTAGAATACCATTTTGGACTACATCAAACGCAAAAGCAACACTGAATGGACAGGCTATGCCTATAACATCTGCTG GTAATTTTCTATCCGTCACGAGAAAATGGAGCTCATCTGATGTTATTACTCTTGAAATGCCAATAACTCttagaatggaggccattcaaG ATGATCGGTCTGATTATGCTTCTCTTCATGCAATTCTATTTGGTCCCTATCTACTCGTTGGCTTAACCACCAGTGAAACTAACCTAAAACAAAACTCGGGATCTCTTTCTGACTGGATCACTCCAATTCCATCCGAATACAATTCTCAATTGATATCTCTTTCTCAAGAAGCAGAGAAGTCAAGCTATGCTCTAGCAAATGCAAACAAGTCCATCACAATGGTGAAGTTCCCAGAACCCGGAACTAGTGATTCCGTTTCCTCAACGTTTAGAATCATCTTACAAGAATCTCACATTTCAACTCGTATATCGTCATATAAGGATGCTATTGGCAAAACAATCATGTTAGAGCCATACAATCTCCCAGGGATGTTAATAGTACAACAAGGGAAAGAGCAAAGCCTTGGAATCAGTGATTCCTCTGATCTCGGGAATGCAAGATTCCGGTTAGTTGATGCAAATGATGGAATGGTAAGACTAGAGTCTGAAACCCAAAAGGGTTGCTATGTATACACTTCCAATGGAACAGTAAAGTTAAGCTGTGATTCCGAGGAATCAGATTCCGGGTTTAAGACAGCAACAagtttcaagttgaatgagggAATCAGTCATTACCATCCAATTAGCTTTGTGGCAAATGGGCTAAACATGAATTATCTTATGCAGCCTTTGTTTAGTTTGAGAGATGAACACTATACAGTTTACTTCAAAGTACACTCCTAA